A stretch of the Pseudomonas sp. ACM7 genome encodes the following:
- a CDS encoding multidrug efflux RND transporter permease subunit: MAFTDPFIRRPVLATVVSLLIVLLGFQAWSKLPLRQYPQMENALITVTTAYPGANAETIQGYITQPMQQSLASAEGIDYMTSVSRQNFSVISIYARIGSNSDRLFTELLAKANEVKNQLPQDAEDPVLSKEAADASALMYISFFSKELSNPQITDYLSRVIQPKLATLPGMAEAEILGNQVFAMRLWLDPVKLAGFGLSASDVTDAVRKYNFLSAAGEVKGEYVVTSINANTELKSAEAFAAIPLKVEGDSRVLLSDVARVEMGAENYNSISSFGGTPSVYIGIKATPGANPLDVIKEVRKIMPDLEAQLPPNLKGEIAYDATLFIQASINEVIKTLFEAVLIVIVVVFLFLGALRSVVIPVVTIPLSMIGVMFFMQMMGYSINLLTLLAMVLAIGLVVDDAIVVVENIHRHIEEGKTPLDAAIEGAREIAMPVVSMTITLAAVYAPIGFLTGLTGALFKEFALTLAGAVVISGIVALTLSPMMCAFLLRHDENPSGLAHRLDLIFEGLKRRYQSMLHGTLNTRPVVLVFAVIVLCLIPVLLKFTKSELAPDEDQGIIFMLANAPQPANLDYLSAYTDEFVEIFKTFPEYYSSFQINGFNGVQSGIGGFLLKPWNERSRTQMQILPEVQRKLESISGLQIFGFNLPSLPGTGEGLPFQFVINSANDYESLLQVMDRVKKRAMESGKFAFVDVDLAFDKPEVVVDIDRAKAAQMGVSMQDLGGTLATLLGEAEINRFTIEGRSYKVIAQVERPFRDNPDWLNNYYVKNTQGQLLALSTLITVTDRARPRQLNQFQQLNSGILSGVPLVSMGEAIDTVRQIAREEAPVGYAFDYAGASRQYVQEGSALWVTFALALAIIFLVLAAQFESFRDPLVILVTVPLSICGALIPLFLGWSSMNIYTQVGLVTLIGLISKHGILIVEFANQLRKDKGLTPREAVEEAAAIRLRPVLMTTAAMVFGMVPLIIATGAGAVSRFDIGTVIATGMSIGTLFTLFVLPCVYTLLAKPDKP; the protein is encoded by the coding sequence ATGGCTTTTACCGACCCGTTCATCCGCCGCCCGGTGCTCGCCACCGTGGTCAGCCTGTTGATTGTGCTGCTGGGCTTCCAGGCCTGGAGCAAGCTGCCGCTGCGCCAATATCCACAAATGGAAAACGCCCTGATCACGGTGACCACCGCTTATCCCGGGGCCAACGCCGAAACCATTCAGGGCTACATCACCCAACCGATGCAGCAAAGTCTGGCCAGTGCCGAAGGTATCGACTACATGACGTCGGTCAGTCGCCAGAACTTCTCGGTGATCTCGATCTACGCGCGCATCGGCTCCAACAGCGACCGCTTGTTCACCGAACTGCTGGCCAAAGCCAACGAGGTGAAGAACCAACTGCCTCAGGACGCCGAAGACCCGGTGCTGAGCAAGGAAGCCGCCGACGCCTCGGCACTGATGTACATCAGCTTCTTCAGCAAGGAGCTGAGCAACCCGCAGATTACTGACTACCTGTCGCGGGTCATCCAGCCAAAACTGGCGACCCTGCCGGGCATGGCCGAAGCCGAGATTCTCGGCAACCAAGTATTTGCCATGCGTCTGTGGCTGGATCCGGTCAAGCTGGCCGGTTTCGGCCTGAGTGCCAGCGACGTGACCGATGCAGTGCGCAAATACAACTTCCTCTCCGCCGCCGGCGAAGTGAAAGGCGAGTACGTCGTCACCAGCATCAACGCCAATACCGAGCTCAAGTCCGCCGAAGCCTTTGCCGCGATTCCCCTCAAGGTCGAGGGTGACAGTCGCGTGCTGCTCAGCGATGTGGCGCGGGTTGAAATGGGTGCGGAAAACTACAATTCGATCAGCTCCTTCGGCGGGACCCCTTCGGTGTACATCGGCATCAAGGCCACGCCCGGCGCCAACCCGCTGGACGTGATCAAGGAAGTGCGCAAGATCATGCCGGACCTGGAAGCCCAACTGCCGCCGAACCTCAAAGGTGAAATCGCCTACGACGCCACGCTGTTTATCCAGGCCTCGATCAACGAGGTGATCAAAACATTGTTCGAAGCGGTGCTGATCGTCATCGTGGTGGTGTTCCTGTTTCTCGGCGCGCTGCGTTCGGTGGTGATCCCGGTGGTCACCATCCCGTTGTCGATGATCGGCGTGATGTTCTTCATGCAGATGATGGGCTACTCGATCAACCTGCTGACGTTGCTGGCGATGGTATTGGCCATCGGCCTGGTGGTGGACGACGCCATCGTCGTGGTGGAAAACATCCACCGGCACATCGAAGAAGGCAAGACGCCGCTGGATGCGGCCATCGAAGGCGCTCGGGAAATCGCCATGCCGGTGGTCTCGATGACCATCACCCTGGCGGCGGTCTATGCGCCGATCGGCTTCCTGACGGGGCTCACGGGGGCGCTGTTCAAGGAGTTCGCCCTGACCCTGGCCGGGGCGGTTGTGATCTCCGGCATCGTCGCCCTGACCCTGTCGCCGATGATGTGCGCCTTTTTACTGCGTCACGACGAAAACCCCAGCGGTCTCGCCCATCGCCTGGACCTGATTTTCGAAGGCCTCAAGCGCCGTTACCAAAGCATGCTGCACGGCACCCTGAACACCCGGCCGGTGGTGCTGGTGTTTGCGGTAATCGTGCTGTGCCTGATCCCGGTGCTGCTCAAGTTCACCAAGTCGGAACTGGCGCCCGATGAGGACCAGGGCATCATTTTCATGCTGGCCAACGCCCCGCAACCGGCGAACCTCGATTACCTGAGCGCGTACACCGACGAGTTCGTCGAGATCTTCAAGACGTTTCCCGAGTACTACTCCTCGTTCCAGATCAATGGTTTCAACGGCGTGCAATCGGGAATCGGCGGCTTCCTGCTCAAACCGTGGAACGAACGCAGCCGCACTCAGATGCAAATCCTGCCCGAGGTCCAGCGCAAACTGGAGAGCATTTCCGGGCTGCAGATCTTCGGTTTCAACCTGCCTTCCCTGCCCGGTACCGGTGAGGGGCTGCCGTTTCAGTTTGTCATCAACTCAGCCAACGATTACGAGTCGCTGCTGCAGGTGATGGACCGAGTGAAAAAACGCGCGATGGAGTCCGGCAAGTTCGCCTTCGTCGACGTCGACCTGGCCTTCGACAAACCTGAAGTGGTGGTGGATATCGATCGCGCCAAGGCCGCACAGATGGGGGTTTCCATGCAGGACCTGGGCGGGACGCTCGCGACGTTGCTGGGTGAGGCGGAGATCAACCGTTTCACCATTGAAGGTCGCAGCTACAAAGTCATCGCGCAGGTCGAACGACCTTTCCGAGACAACCCTGACTGGCTGAACAATTACTACGTCAAGAACACCCAAGGCCAACTGCTGGCCTTGTCGACCCTGATCACCGTGACCGACCGGGCGCGTCCACGGCAGTTGAACCAGTTCCAGCAACTCAACTCTGGCATCCTGTCCGGGGTGCCGCTAGTCAGCATGGGTGAAGCCATCGACACCGTGCGCCAGATCGCTCGGGAAGAGGCGCCGGTGGGTTACGCCTTCGACTATGCCGGCGCATCACGGCAATACGTCCAGGAAGGCAGTGCGCTGTGGGTCACCTTCGCCCTGGCGCTGGCAATCATTTTCCTGGTACTGGCGGCACAGTTCGAAAGCTTCCGCGATCCGCTGGTGATTCTGGTGACGGTGCCGCTATCAATCTGTGGCGCGCTGATCCCGCTGTTCCTGGGCTGGTCGAGCATGAACATCTACACCCAGGTCGGCCTGGTGACGTTGATCGGGCTGATCAGCAAGCACGGAATCCTGATCGTCGAATTTGCCAACCAGTTACGCAAGGACAAAGGCCTGACGCCGCGCGAGGCCGTGGAGGAAGCGGCGGCCATTCGTCTGCGTCCGGTGTTGATGACCACTGCCGCGATGGTGTTCGGCATGGTGCCGTTGATCATCGCCACGGGGGCGGGAGCCGTCAGCCGGTTCGACATCGGCACGGTGATCGCCACGGGGATGTCGATCGGGACGTTGTTTACGTTGTTTGTGCTGCCGTGCGTGTACACCCTGTTGGCTAAACCCGATAAACCCTAG
- a CDS encoding lipopolysaccharide kinase InaA family protein has protein sequence MAVRCAAETEVAPQDRFDYFWNQRGEWVEEPNARRGGESGVQRVVSGNGQLLYVKRQSGHIHRSLLHPFGRPTVLRERDALIGLNLLDVCVPEIVFCGAQRDPVHKWRALLITKALDGFEEIEHWYAGGGRERHGEAVHDRVLKELAENLARMHKGRWQHSCLYAKHVFVRVTGEGEAAKVEVALIDLEKCRQRFTARQAATHDMKQLRRHSSFSTTDWQKLVYFYKTAFGSAIKGL, from the coding sequence ATGGCAGTGCGATGTGCAGCAGAAACGGAGGTCGCTCCCCAGGACCGCTTCGATTATTTCTGGAATCAGCGCGGTGAATGGGTAGAAGAACCCAACGCCCGTCGCGGTGGAGAAAGCGGTGTGCAGCGCGTCGTGAGCGGCAATGGACAGCTGCTGTACGTTAAACGTCAATCCGGGCATATCCATCGCAGCTTGCTGCACCCGTTCGGTCGGCCGACGGTGTTGCGCGAGCGCGATGCGCTCATCGGCCTGAACCTGCTCGACGTTTGCGTTCCGGAAATCGTTTTCTGCGGTGCACAGCGCGATCCGGTGCATAAATGGCGCGCATTGCTGATCACCAAGGCGCTGGACGGCTTCGAGGAAATCGAACACTGGTACGCTGGCGGTGGTCGCGAGCGTCACGGTGAGGCTGTGCATGATCGAGTGTTGAAGGAACTGGCCGAGAACCTCGCCCGTATGCACAAGGGCCGCTGGCAGCACAGCTGCCTTTATGCCAAGCACGTATTCGTGCGCGTCACCGGTGAAGGCGAGGCTGCCAAAGTTGAAGTGGCTTTGATCGATCTGGAAAAATGTCGGCAGCGTTTCACCGCCCGGCAAGCGGCTACTCATGACATGAAGCAACTGCGTCGCCACTCGTCGTTCAGCACGACGGACTGGCAAAAACTCGTCTACTTTTATAAGACGGCGTTTGGCAGCGCTATCAAGGGTTTATAG
- a CDS encoding class I SAM-dependent methyltransferase yields the protein MDGPIKLDFSEKYDDQHAQRYLRKHQDGFGRRLSHWRDEQLARKALALAGEPGLILDLPCGAGRFWPLLAEKTNRAIIGADNSESMLKIAMQAQPADVVKRVQPLHTSAFDIALPDNAVDSIFCMRLLHHIGEAEHRLAILREFERVTRDSVILSLWVDGNFKAWKRKRLERTRGHVGYQNRFVLPAATVEKEFEQAGFLIQEQLDFLPLYAMWRVYVLRKR from the coding sequence ATGGACGGCCCGATCAAACTGGATTTTTCCGAAAAATACGACGATCAACACGCTCAACGATACCTGCGCAAACACCAGGATGGCTTTGGCCGCCGCCTGTCCCACTGGCGTGACGAGCAACTGGCGCGCAAGGCATTGGCACTGGCCGGTGAGCCGGGGCTGATCCTCGATTTGCCCTGCGGTGCGGGGCGCTTTTGGCCATTGCTGGCGGAAAAAACCAATCGAGCCATCATCGGGGCCGACAACTCTGAATCCATGCTGAAGATTGCCATGCAGGCGCAACCTGCCGATGTGGTGAAACGGGTACAACCCTTGCACACTTCTGCATTCGACATTGCCTTGCCTGATAACGCCGTCGACAGCATTTTCTGCATGCGTTTGCTCCATCACATCGGTGAAGCCGAGCATCGACTGGCTATTTTGCGCGAGTTCGAGCGAGTCACTCGCGACAGCGTGATCCTCTCTTTGTGGGTGGACGGCAATTTCAAAGCGTGGAAACGCAAGCGGCTTGAGAGAACACGTGGGCATGTAGGTTACCAAAATCGATTTGTGTTACCGGCTGCTACGGTTGAAAAGGAATTCGAGCAGGCGGGTTTTCTTATTCAGGAACAACTGGACTTTTTACCGCTCTATGCCATGTGGCGGGTCTACGTATTACGCAAGAGGTAA
- a CDS encoding HAMP domain-containing sensor histidine kinase: MEFKQSLAQRIIIAFALMSALVAGAFAMGIVATVHLVEEKLISAGLGGDLQRLLLMDSVTDWSHRPEPDQLFYFSGGLGDFQLPKDLRHLEPGFHEVFREQLSYHAMVEVVDGRRYVLLQDQSDFEERERVLFAVVMVGFVLSLALAVFLGWVLARKVMAPVVRLARQVRHRDQLLGLAPPLAPDYAADEVGELAVAFDATLGRLRQALTRERLFTSDVSHELRTPLMVLASSCELLLENPGIDQRGRAQVERIARACEEMRELVQTFLMLARAQREDASMSPQQNLNQVADGLLNLWREPIESKGLTLIFEPGNPANTCYNATLLHAVMGNLLRNALHYTERGFIRLTLTATGFMVEDSGVGIPEEKREAMFEPFVRGNEKRGEGLGLGLSLVQRICENQGWSVSLTNMEPNGCRFQVELSTSN, from the coding sequence ATGGAGTTTAAACAGAGCCTTGCTCAACGGATCATCATCGCCTTTGCGCTGATGAGCGCACTGGTCGCGGGAGCCTTTGCCATGGGCATTGTGGCGACCGTGCACCTGGTGGAAGAAAAACTGATTTCGGCAGGTCTGGGGGGCGATTTACAACGGCTGTTGCTGATGGACAGTGTCACGGACTGGAGCCATCGCCCCGAACCGGACCAGCTGTTCTATTTCAGCGGCGGGCTGGGCGATTTTCAGTTGCCCAAGGATTTACGCCATCTGGAACCGGGCTTTCACGAAGTATTTCGCGAACAGCTGTCGTATCACGCGATGGTCGAAGTCGTCGACGGCCGGCGTTATGTGCTGTTACAGGATCAGAGCGATTTCGAAGAGCGTGAACGGGTGCTGTTTGCCGTGGTAATGGTGGGCTTCGTTCTGAGTCTGGCATTGGCGGTGTTTCTTGGCTGGGTACTGGCGCGCAAAGTGATGGCGCCCGTGGTACGACTGGCCCGTCAGGTCCGTCACCGTGACCAATTGTTAGGTCTGGCGCCACCGCTGGCGCCGGATTACGCCGCTGATGAGGTGGGCGAGTTGGCCGTGGCCTTCGACGCTACCCTCGGGCGCTTGCGCCAGGCGTTGACCCGCGAACGGTTGTTCACCAGTGACGTCAGCCACGAACTGCGCACGCCATTGATGGTGCTGGCCAGTTCCTGCGAGCTGCTGCTGGAAAACCCCGGCATCGATCAGCGTGGACGTGCTCAGGTCGAGCGAATCGCCCGCGCCTGTGAAGAGATGCGCGAGCTGGTGCAAACCTTTCTGATGTTGGCCCGCGCACAACGTGAAGATGCCAGCATGTCGCCCCAGCAGAACCTGAACCAGGTCGCCGATGGACTGCTCAATCTGTGGCGCGAGCCGATCGAGTCCAAGGGACTGACGCTGATCTTTGAGCCGGGCAATCCGGCAAACACCTGCTACAACGCAACCCTTCTGCACGCGGTCATGGGCAACCTGCTGCGTAATGCGCTGCATTACACCGAGCGCGGGTTTATTCGCCTGACGCTGACGGCCACGGGTTTCATGGTCGAGGACAGTGGCGTGGGTATTCCCGAGGAAAAACGCGAGGCGATGTTCGAGCCGTTCGTGCGGGGCAACGAGAAACGCGGCGAAGGCCTGGGGCTGGGGCTGTCGCTGGTGCAACGGATCTGTGAAAACCAGGGTTGGAGCGTCAGTCTGACGAACATGGAACCCAACGGCTGTCGTTTTCAGGTGGAGTTGTCAACGAGTAACTGA
- the colR gene encoding two-component system response regulator ColR — translation MRILLVEDNRDILANLADYLGLKGYTVDCAQDGLSGLHLAATEHYDLIVLDIMLPGIDGYTLCKRLREDARRDTPVIMLTARDQLDDRLQGFKSGADDYLIKPFALSELAARIEAVMRRTQGGGRRTLQVGDLNYDLDTLEVTREGRLLKLNPVGLKLLAVLMQKSPHVLRREILEEALWGDDCPDSDSLRSHVHQLRQVIDKPFAKPLLQTVHGVGYRLAEGRDGV, via the coding sequence ATGCGAATTCTATTGGTTGAAGACAACCGCGATATCCTGGCCAATCTGGCCGATTACCTGGGGCTCAAGGGTTACACCGTGGATTGCGCGCAGGACGGTTTGTCAGGCTTGCACCTGGCGGCCACCGAGCATTACGACTTGATCGTGCTCGACATCATGTTGCCAGGCATCGACGGTTACACCCTGTGCAAACGCCTGCGCGAAGACGCGCGCCGCGACACGCCGGTGATCATGCTCACCGCCCGCGATCAATTGGACGACCGGCTGCAAGGTTTCAAATCCGGCGCCGATGATTACCTGATCAAACCCTTTGCCCTGTCTGAATTGGCGGCGCGCATCGAGGCGGTCATGCGTCGCACCCAGGGTGGCGGTCGCCGTACTTTGCAGGTCGGCGATCTGAACTACGACCTCGACACCCTGGAAGTGACCCGCGAAGGTCGTCTGCTCAAACTCAACCCGGTGGGCCTGAAGTTGCTGGCGGTGCTGATGCAGAAAAGCCCTCATGTGCTGCGCCGGGAAATTCTCGAAGAGGCGCTGTGGGGGGATGACTGCCCGGACAGCGACAGCCTGCGCAGCCACGTCCATCAATTGCGCCAAGTGATCGACAAGCCGTTCGCCAAACCGTTGCTGCAAACCGTGCACGGTGTGGGTTATCGCTTGGCCGAGGGCCGTGATGGAGTTTAA
- a CDS encoding LTA synthase family protein: MDLFKTAPMRFLLLVTGTWLVIFLLTRTVLLLTHLDEAGSGFLSVFGIGLLYDLGFIAYAALPMGLYLLLCPPALWRRRGHRWFLQGLLTVSLFAILFTAVAEWLFWDEFGVRFNFIAVDYLVYSDEVLNNLLESYPIGTLLSILAVLAVALSFALRKPFNAALDSPLPALRGRLLNALGLLIVAGLSLQLLSQDSPRAQGGNAYQNELASNGPYQFFAAFRNNELDYPQFYSSLPPEVVAQQIRAELSEPNARFIGEDPQDIRRMIDNPGTVRKPNIVLVTIESFSAKYMGSNGDERNLTPNLDALRKQSLYFNNFYATGTRTDRGLEAITLAIPPTPGRSIVKRVGRESGFASLGQQLSAVGYDSVFVYGGRGYFDNMNAFFSGNGYRVVDQSSVDESEIHFKNAWGMADEDLYNQTLKLADADYAKQQPFLLQLMTTSNHRPYTYPDNRIDIKSGNGRDGAVKYTDYAIGQFLDQARQKPWFDNTIFVFVADHTAGSAGMEDLPIKNYQIPLFIYAPKLIDARETAQLASQIDLAPTLLGLLNLDYQSTFFGRNLLQDNPLPPRVVVGNYQHLGLFDGKDLAILSPRQGLRRHDAALTESRESRATASDPLIARAITYYQTASYGFKQQLLGWRAPMEGTDQVSAH, translated from the coding sequence ATGGACCTCTTCAAGACCGCGCCAATGCGCTTTCTCCTGCTCGTCACCGGCACATGGCTGGTCATTTTCTTGCTGACCCGCACGGTTTTGCTGCTAACCCATCTGGATGAGGCCGGTAGCGGATTTCTGTCGGTGTTTGGCATTGGCCTGCTCTACGACCTGGGCTTCATTGCCTATGCAGCGCTGCCGATGGGTCTCTACTTGCTGCTCTGCCCACCGGCCTTATGGCGCCGCCGCGGCCACCGCTGGTTCCTTCAGGGACTGCTGACCGTCAGCCTGTTCGCCATCTTGTTCACCGCGGTAGCCGAGTGGCTGTTCTGGGATGAGTTCGGTGTTCGCTTCAACTTTATCGCCGTCGATTATCTGGTGTACTCCGACGAAGTGCTGAACAACCTTCTTGAGTCCTACCCGATCGGCACGCTGCTGAGCATCCTCGCCGTGCTGGCCGTGGCCCTGAGTTTCGCGCTGCGCAAACCCTTCAATGCCGCACTGGACTCACCCTTGCCCGCGCTGCGCGGGCGCCTGCTGAATGCGCTGGGCCTGTTGATCGTCGCCGGTCTGAGCCTGCAATTGCTCAGCCAGGATTCACCGCGCGCACAGGGCGGCAATGCCTATCAGAATGAACTGGCGAGCAATGGCCCGTATCAGTTCTTCGCCGCCTTCCGTAACAATGAACTGGATTACCCGCAGTTCTACAGCAGCCTGCCGCCGGAAGTGGTTGCGCAACAGATTCGTGCCGAACTGAGCGAACCCAATGCGCGTTTCATCGGCGAGGATCCGCAGGACATTCGCCGGATGATCGACAACCCGGGCACTGTGCGCAAACCCAACATTGTGCTGGTGACGATTGAAAGCTTCAGCGCCAAGTACATGGGCAGTAACGGCGACGAGCGCAACCTGACACCCAACCTCGATGCCTTGCGCAAGCAGAGCCTGTACTTCAACAACTTCTATGCCACCGGCACCCGCACCGATCGCGGCCTTGAGGCCATTACCCTGGCGATCCCGCCAACCCCGGGGCGTTCGATCGTCAAGCGTGTGGGGCGTGAAAGCGGTTTCGCCAGCCTCGGCCAGCAACTCAGCGCCGTGGGTTACGACAGCGTGTTCGTCTATGGCGGACGCGGTTACTTCGACAATATGAACGCGTTCTTCAGTGGCAACGGTTACCGTGTGGTGGACCAGAGCAGCGTCGATGAATCAGAGATCCACTTTAAAAATGCCTGGGGCATGGCTGACGAAGATCTCTACAACCAGACCCTCAAACTGGCCGACGCTGACTACGCGAAACAGCAGCCGTTTCTGCTGCAACTGATGACCACCTCCAACCATCGCCCTTACACCTACCCGGACAACCGGATCGACATCAAATCCGGCAACGGTCGCGACGGTGCGGTGAAGTACACCGACTATGCCATTGGTCAGTTCCTCGATCAGGCGCGCCAAAAGCCGTGGTTTGACAATACAATCTTCGTCTTCGTCGCCGACCACACGGCCGGCAGCGCCGGCATGGAAGACTTGCCGATCAAAAACTATCAGATTCCGTTGTTCATCTATGCACCGAAGCTGATCGATGCACGGGAAACCGCGCAGCTGGCCAGCCAGATCGACCTGGCGCCGACCTTGCTGGGTTTGCTGAACCTGGATTATCAATCGACCTTCTTCGGCCGCAACCTGCTGCAGGACAATCCACTGCCGCCCCGCGTGGTCGTTGGCAATTACCAGCATTTGGGCTTGTTCGACGGCAAGGATTTGGCGATCCTGAGCCCTCGCCAAGGTCTGCGCCGCCATGATGCAGCACTGACTGAGAGCCGCGAGTCCCGAGCCACCGCCAGCGACCCGTTGATTGCCCGTGCTATCACCTATTACCAAACCGCCAGTTATGGCTTCAAGCAACAGCTGCTTGGCTGGAGGGCGCCCATGGAGGGCACCGACCAAGTCAGCGCACATTAA
- a CDS encoding phosphatase PAP2 family protein translates to MPSTAVRPASRPLNFWVCLGVPAIAAIILMLLELTSLDMDLAKLFYDPVAGDFIGRHSSFLEDILHDRAKQVVIAFSVLAIFGFIASFFMDRLKPIKRELGCLVLSLALATSFVTPVKAVTAVQCPWSLEQFGGHETYSELLSPRPHTDKPGRCWPGGHAATGFTLFALFFVLRDRRPRLARQALVFAFALGSVFSIGRMMQGAHFFSHNVWTAIFCWLICLGSYYYILYRPVSKADRMAKASPVNA, encoded by the coding sequence ATGCCATCAACTGCTGTCCGTCCCGCCTCCCGCCCGCTGAATTTCTGGGTGTGCCTGGGCGTTCCCGCCATCGCGGCGATCATTCTGATGCTGCTCGAACTGACGTCCCTGGACATGGATCTTGCCAAGCTGTTCTATGACCCGGTTGCGGGTGATTTTATCGGACGGCACAGTTCCTTCCTGGAAGACATCCTGCATGACCGCGCCAAGCAGGTGGTCATCGCCTTCTCGGTGTTGGCCATCTTCGGCTTCATCGCCTCCTTTTTCATGGACCGGCTCAAACCGATCAAACGGGAATTGGGTTGCCTGGTACTGTCTCTGGCGCTGGCAACCTCCTTTGTCACGCCAGTCAAAGCGGTGACGGCCGTGCAATGCCCGTGGAGCCTTGAGCAATTCGGCGGTCACGAAACCTACAGCGAACTGCTCAGCCCTCGCCCGCACACCGATAAACCGGGTCGTTGCTGGCCCGGCGGTCATGCGGCGACCGGTTTCACACTGTTTGCGCTGTTCTTCGTCCTGCGGGACCGTCGTCCGCGTCTGGCGCGCCAGGCGCTTGTGTTCGCTTTCGCGTTGGGCTCGGTGTTTTCGATCGGCCGGATGATGCAGGGCGCGCACTTCTTTTCGCACAATGTGTGGACGGCGATTTTCTGCTGGCTGATTTGTCTGGGGTCGTATTACTACATCCTTTATCGCCCGGTTTCCAAGGCCGATCGAATGGCTAAAGCATCACCAGTCAACGCCTGA